In Crinalium epipsammum PCC 9333, the genomic window AACTTAGCATCAAGAGTTCTAGTAAGTCGTAAAGCTTGCATAAATGTTTGTGAAGCTTGCTGAGGTTTACCTGCTTTGGCATACTTCGATGCGATTCTAGCTAGCAGTTGGGATTTATCGTCTCCCCTCTCAATACTGTTTACTAACTGTTTAGCTTTAGTATATTGACCAGCAGCAGCATACATCCCTCCTATCTCTACTAAAATTGTGTCTTTTATGTAATGATAATTGTCCATTTTTTTAGTAGTGGCGATCGCACTCGGAAATTGTTTAGCTTTAGCATAAGCTAAAGCTATTTCAGCCCACTCTGTCGATTGATCAGCTGCCAGCATACTGGCTGAACTAGAAGCTGAAGACGGTAAAAACCCCAGAGGACCAACACGCACATAACACGCTAGAGGAATACCTCTAAGTTTAGGCTCAGTTTGTAGAGATTTTTTGGTTGAATTTTGGACGTTAGGCGTTACTTGCCTCTGCTGCGCTAACAATTGCTCAATTTTAGGAGTAGCTGCACAGCTACCTACCAGCAGTATTAATTCTAAACAAGCGATCTTGAAGCAGGAAAAGGATTTTTTCATAGTTATTAGACTGCTAAATCTAGCACGTATATGTTTATTTTTTTGAGATTTTTACCAGGAATTAAGCAAATTAACTTGCGCTGATCATGCCCGCACTACATTTGTGGTCGTGTTAGATATATACCCGATGTAGTGTGACCATTTTGGTCATATAGGGAGCTTTGCGTAAGTTTTATTTACATGACACCAGATACACCATTTTTGTTCTCACTGGTTTATAGACAAGGGTATATCCTTGTCTTTACGATTGATTGCAAAATAGTACTTCATCTATATAATATAAATGGATAGCATATCTATGATGCTACCCACTGTTATCTACAGCAGCGATGTTTAAAATAAGGCAATTCCTGATACTGCCTTTGATAACTTGAAAGTAAATTTAGTTACAAAGCAATTCGCCTAACTTATTACTACAAATTCAATCACTGCAAGTTATTATTAATAATTGAAATATCAGTTAAGTAGTCACAATTAGCCTACCACATCCACAAAAGCGTCTCGGTTAAATTGCACCACCGATGAGGCGGAGTGCCGATAATGCCCAGATGTGAATACTTTTAACGTAATGTTTTTTTGGTCGGGGTATAATATTTCTCTGACTGTGCAGGTCTGCATCCTGCTATTACAGTAGGCAATAATGCGATGTCCAATCTGAATGTCTAATGCTTGAACTTTCATAAATATTTATCCTTCTGAGCCAAAAATTAGCTCATTTTGTCGGAGTCAGATTGAGAGAATGTGCTGATACATCCTACTGACCGATTTTTCACTTCTTTTACATTATGACACAAATAAATCAATATATCATTAGTAATTTTATGTCAAGTTGATTTATACTGAAAATAAGTATGTGAGTAAAATTAAACCTTAAAGAGCGATCGCTCTTTTCTGGGGAATGGTGATGGGTGACGTAGGAATTTCACTATACGTTTATTTATGCCCACAAACTTAAGATGCAGAGGCTTAATTAATCAACCGAGTATATTAGACATCTCCGCTCATGCGAATGTAGAGGCGTTGCATACAACGTCTCTACAAGAATTATAGGTAATGTAGCTTTTATTTTGTGTGGGTATCTATTTGTTATGCCCATCAACATCAAATCAGGAAATTAAGTTACTGATTTTAAGCCTTGATTAATGTCCATTCTAACTCTTTAATTGGAGCATTTTGCAAAGCTTCTGTGAGTTCTTCGTTACTCTCGAATTTGACTTGAGATAGATAACAAGCTTCGACCCTAACATTAAACTTATCTTCTGCAAAAGGCCAAGGTGTAACGACTACGTGACCATCGGCATTTTGCATGACATCATAGCGTTTACCGTCTGGTCCTTGACTAATTTCTAGCTGTCGTTCTCCAGCAGGTAATTCTTGACTACAGAGAATTAGGGAAAAGCGATCACACCACTGAAAAAAGGCATAAGCTTTCTCGGCTTCTTCCTTACTTAAACCCAATTCCTTACGCCATTTTTTCTGATTTTCTAATTGCTCATCTAAAAATTCATCTAATTCCTTTGATTCCCCACGTTTGCCTTCATTTAAAAAGCTCATGTGCATAGAAATTAACATCGCTACCCATCGCCCTCGATAGCGTGAATTTGTTGTCAGTCCTCTTAACTTTGGAACAGAAGTTTCACCACCAATTGTAAAGTCCATTGGTGCGCCAGCTTTTGTTAAGTGATCGCCTTCCCATTCTTTTTCTAAATCATCATGGTGGGAAATTGCTGCTACGGTTTCTATGATTCTTTCTGGACGGTCTTGTTGATGCCAATTTCCGGCAATTTGAGCAGCTAGTAAAGCATGAGCGCGGTGGTAAATTACTTCCCAACCTTGATCGTGTTGGTTAACAATCACAAAAAATCTTCCTCCTTAACTGTTTTCTCTAAAAATTTGGCGCTCATATACTTTAATGGCAAATAATCAACCCAAACATCTGAGTTAGGAGGTATATTTAATTTATTCGTTTTGAAGATAATTTATTTAGTAATCATCTACTAAAAGGAATACAAAATCAAGAAATTATTACACCATTAGTGCGATCGCAATTCGCTATAACAAAAAAACTAGCTTTTTACCTTTGCGTACCTTTGCGTCTTCCTACCCTGTGGGAAGCCTAGCGCTAACGCGCAGCTATGCGCTACGCGCAGGCTACGCCAACGCTAACGGCTAATGCGACCTCTGCGTTAAAAAAAAATCCTATCCTCACAACCAACAACTCTTAAAAATTTAAGCAAACCTGCAACCTGGCAGTTTAGGATTAAAAAATCACTGATTTGACTCGTCCCATGACGCTAATGCAGGTTTGGGGATGTCTGGTAATTTGGATAGTCTGCCCACTCTTGGGCGGTTTACCCTTGATACGCTGGGTTACTTATGCGCTTACAGGTCGCAATTTAGCTAAAGTTGGTACTGGTAATGTCTCAGTTTCGGCGGCTTTTTATCACGGGGGAAAGCTTGCTGGTATTCTGTCGGTACTTTCTGAGGCATTCAAAGGAATTGCTGCTGTATTAATTGCGCGTTATTTCTTCCCATCTGACTCAAGTTGGGAGTTAATTGCCTTAATTGCCTTAGTTATGGGGCGCTACTGGATGGGTAAGGGCGCAGGGACAACTAATGTTACTTGGGGTATGGTTGTCCATGACTGGAAAGCGTCGTTACTTATATTTATTATTGGCGGGATAAGTTTTACTATTCTGCGAGATAAAACTTCTGGGCGCTATGGTGCTTTAATTTTAATTCCCTTAATCTTGGCGTTATTGCACCCCCATGAAGGTGCTAGAATTGCTTTTGCAGTCATCCTTTCTGGTTTAATCGGGTGGATATATAAAAAAATCCCCGATGATTTAGATCTCCGTCCTCAAGAAGCAAAGTCAGAGTCACAAACTGTGTTTCGTTTTTTCCGAGGCGATCGCGCTATAGTTTCTTTAGATCGACAGCTTGACCCGAATAAAGTTGGGCAAAAAGCTGCTACGTTATCTCAGTTGAAACGCTGGGGTTATCCTGTACCGACTGGATGGGTTCTTCCTGCTGGAGATGATCCACAACCTTTAATTGATTACTTGCAACCATCTATCGAAAAACCTTTGGTTGTACGTTCTTCTGCTGTGGGAGAAGATTCTGAATATGCTTCTGCTGCGGGACAATATAAAACTATTTTAAATGTTACTACTACAGAAGCATTGCAAGTTGCGATCGTTCGCTGCATTACTTCTTATGATGAACCTGCTGCTGTGCAATATCGTCGTGACAGGGGTATTCCAGATGCTTCAATGTCATTACTAATTCAACAACAAGTTCCTGGGGTATTTTCTGGAGTTGCTTTTAGTCGTGACCCAATTTTACAACATGGTGATGCGGTCGTAATTGAAGCATTACCAGGAGAAGCTAACCGCATTGTTTCAGGACAAGTTACACCAGAACATTATCGCGTAATTGTTATACCAGCAGATTTAGAAACTAATAGTAATTCTCTTGATCCTTCTTGGGTAATACCAGATAATTTAGAACTACCAGTTGAAGGTAATGGAGATGTACCACCTCGATTAATTCAACAAGTTGCTTATATTGCACGTCAATTAGAAGCACGTTATCTCGGTACACCGCAAGATATTGAATGGAGTTATGACGGTCAAACTTTATGGTTGTTGCAATCGCGCCCAATTACAACCTTACAACCAATTTGGACTCGTAAAATTGCCGCCGAAGTAATTCCTGGGTTAATTCGTCCGCTTACTTGGTCAATTAATCGTCCGCTTACTTGTGGGGTTTGGGGAGAAATTTTTACTTTAGTTTTAAATAACCGTGCGGATAAATTAGATTTTAATCAAACTGCGACTTTACACCACTCCCGCGCTTATTTTAATGCTTCTCTCTTAGGGCAGATATTTTTAAGAATGGGTTTGCCACCGGAAAGTTTAGAGTTTCTGACGAGAGGTGCAAAGTTTAGTAAACCGCCTTTAAGTGCTACCTTAAAAAGTACACCAGGATTAATTCGTTTATTGCGTCGGGAACTGAAGTTAGAGGCAGATTTTAAGCGAGATTATGAACGTTATTTTGCCCCAACTTTAAGTAAGTTAAGCAATCAACCCGCATCAGAGTTATCTCCAGTTGCACTATTAGAAAGAATCGAGATGATTTTGGAGGTGCTGAAGCGGGGAACTTACTATAGTATTATGGCTCCTTTGAGTGCAGCGTTACGGCAAGCGGTGTGGAAGGTTAAAGATGAGGAGTTGGATAATAGCCAAACGCCAGAAGTTGCATCAATGCGATCGCTACAAGAATTAGCTAATGATGCGCGTCATTTATTACCAACTCGTGAACGTACTTCCGAAGGTTCATTTTTATTCGCCACACTTGCAGAAATACCTGATGGTGAGAGTATATTAGAACGCTTCGATCAATGGTTAAATCAGTATGGATATTTAAGTGAGGTAGGTACTGATATTGCTGTGCCTACTTGGAAGGAAGATCCGCGACCTGTGCGAGAATTATTTGCACAGTTTCTTGCTACGGGTAAGATAGCAGAAAATGAACCGCAGAAAGGTAGGAAAAACCAAGACTGGAAAGTTCAGTTAGTACAAAAGCGGTTTAGTCTCAAGGGAAAAGTTACTGAGATTTATAGCCATTTATTAGCACAGTTGCGTTGGTGTTTTGTGCAGTTAGAGAGATTATGGATAGAGTCAGGTTTGTTGTCTGAAGAGGGAGATATCTTTTTCTTAAAGTTAGCTGAAATAAGTATTTTGATTGCGGGTGCTGATTTAGAATTAGCAGATGGGATATCTGAGTTGGTAAGGCGCAGGCGATCGCAATTAGAACAGGATAATCAAATAACTAATATACCTGCTTTAATTTATGGTAATACGCCATCTGTTGCTGCTTTTAATACTAGCAATCAGCAAGCTAGGAATAAATTGCAAGGTATTGGGGCTAGTCCTGGGCAGGTAGAAGGTAAAATTAAGGTGCTGCAAAATTTTCAAGTACTTGCAGACATTGATCGAGAAACAATTATAGTTGTACCTTACACTGATTCTGGTTGGGCTCCAATATTAGCTCGTGCGGGTGGGTTAATTGCAGAGGTGGGGGGAAGGCTTTCTCATGGTGCGATCGTCGCGCGGGAGTATGGTATTCCTGCGGTGATGGATGTTCACAATGCTACTCAGTTTTTACAAGATGGTCAGCGAGTTAGAATTGATGGAGCGACAGGAATTGTTGAAGTTTTATAGGTTTGGTTATTGGTTGGTAATTAAGGAAGATGGGATTTCTTGTATAAGCCAGATTTTAGATAATTTACCACAGATGTTGGCGAAGCCTGCGCGGAGCGCATACACAGATGAACACAGATAGTATAATTGATTGGCACTCCCTTCCCATTAAAAGATTACCGATTATATTCTTCTTCTTCCTTGGCGTTCTTTGCGTCTTGGCGGTTTATAAAATAGGTATTCTTTAGGTGGAAGGGAGTAGCAAGAAGTTTATGGTTTAGTTTGGAATGGTGCGATCGCCCTATTTCCTATTCCCTTTTTTTATAAACATGATGATCTATAATTTCCACTTGATATTCAGTTAATCTATTTTGCCAACCGTCACGAGTACCGATGTCGCTGGTATTTTCTAATAGTCCGGCTGCTTCTTCCTCGCTGGTAAGTTGAGCAAATTCTTCGTAAAGAGGATAATTAGGAGTAACAAAGGTTTCTTTACGATGCAATATTGGCGGATTTTGGGATTTACTGTAATCTCGATATCTCACATTTAAATCCTGCAAGTCTATTTGCATACTCGTCTGTAATGCTGGATGTGGATCTGTGTCAAAGTCGGGATAAAATAAATAGGAAATTTTTGGCTTATTTGTATGGAATTTAATTAGAGTTGCACCGTCCATCCGTCCAATAGTCCGACTGGCGCAACCTTCATAAGTGCGTAACAGTGGATCAAGTTCTGCTAAGGCGGAAACATGGACATATAAGGCGGTGGGTAAGTGTTTGCCTATCTTACTTTTTTGGCAAGCAGTTTTAATAACTTCTGGTTTACCCAAACTAAACAGCATTTTATCCGCGACTTCGCAGGCTTCATCATAGTTGCCGAAAAAGGCTTTAATATCGTATTGAAGTTCGGGTGCGAGTTGTTTGAATGTGGGGCGTTTAGTAAATTGAGTGAGGGCGAGATAAACTTGGATATCGAGAGAACGACGATATGCGATCGCATCCCATTCTTCTTCGTTAGTCGCTTGCAAAACTACTTTAAATGCGCTCTTGATACTACCAAATTCCTCAACTAATTCGGGTTCTGCGGGTAGTTCATTTTTGACGGGTAAGCGTCCGCGATCGCTCACAAATTCCATGAGTGGTTGCAGTTGTTCTTCACACTCTTCAAACCGCTTAACAGGTCTACGCACTCTGGGGGTATAAAGGCGGGAACGAAAACGAGAGGCGCGGAAACTTTCTTTAGCTTGGTCATCTCGGAAAACAAAATATACACCCAGGGCGACTGGTACTGCATCAACGCCGAGAGCATCATCTATATATTGTTTAAGTTCTTCCTGGTCGTAATATTTCTGGAAGGTATTGCGACAGGTAATAATACCATCGTTGTAAGGTATTTGTTTGATGTTGCGATCGTGTACTAAAACTTGGGTAGCAACTATTAATACTTGCTGTGTTAATTCCCAAGCTTTGCACAAACTCTCACGCCGTTCTTCTGAATCTTCAATAACGTTGAGTACAAAGCCTAGATTAACTATATCTGATGGAATTAAAGGAGAGTCAGGGCGATAGTAAGGATCCCAACCTGCGCTAGTATAACCTCTCTGTGTGATGCGATCGATATCTCCACCGTGACCGCAACCGTAGTCAAAAAAGGTTTTATCTGTTGTTAATATTTCTGCTTCTATTGCCATCCGCACAGGGCGTGAAATATCAGTACGAACAATTGCTGCTCGATGACGTTCGATTTCTGGCGGTTCTGGCAGTGAAGCAACCATAATTAGGTGGCGTTTTAACCAATAGTAATAATTTAAGGTTAAAAGTGCCTAACTCTAAATAAAATAATCTTTTTTTAATTGTTCAACGTTGAGGATGGATAGCTACGTCGATTAAGTCTTCAATTTTCTTAATAGTTTGATCTCCTGCGAGGTAGCCAATACCGCGATGCAGGTGGAGGCGAAATTGAGTGGCGAGGGTTTCTTTGTCTGTGCCTAAGCCGTCGTTGTGACAGCGTTGTTTGAGGGCGATGATTAAGATGTCGGCTAATTCTCCGCCAAAGACGCGCCAGGTCATTTCGACGTTGCTATCGGTAATGATGGGGACTGGGGAGGGGATGGTGGGTTCGGCGAGTGAGCGGCAAAATGCCCAACGGCAAAGGATGTTCCATTGGTCGATTTTGGTGAAGCGTTTTAGTTTTGTTAGTTGGTCTTTGGCTGTTTGGGAGAGTTTGATGGTGTTGATGGGGGGTTCCATGATTTTTTTTAGAACGCAGATGAAAGCAGATGGACGCAGATTAACGCAGATATGTTGATGATGTTGGTTTGTTAGGAGTTTAGTATTTGTTGGCGATGCGTTTGATTTCTACTTTGGGATTGCCGAAGTTAATGAGTAAGCCGATGTTCAATTTAGTCGCTTTTAAGTAATTTAGGCATTGAGCTTCTTCCCTTTGGGTCATAGTTTTGATAGCTTTGAGTTCTACTATGACACAACCTTCAACTAGCAAATCTGCTTCATAATTTCCTACTATAATTCCGTCATAATAAACCTTAATTGGGTACTGCTGGACAACTTTTAAACCAGCTTTACGTAACTCATGTGCTAAAGCATTCTCATAAACTTTCTCTAAAAAACCACACCCTAACGCATTCGATACCTTAAAAGCACAACCAATAATCATCTCCGTAATCTGATTCAATTCCCATCTGCGTTCATCTGCGTCCATCTGCTTTCATCTGCGTTCTAATCAATTAATCATCAAATCACCAAAAGTAACCTAATTCTACCACAGTCTGCCTTCCCACTGAATCATATTTCAACAAATACTCCCGCGCGATCGCACTATTTTCTCTTAACTGTTCCACCTCCACTTTTCCTATTTCCGTATCTGTAGATAATAGAATTACTTGATGACTAGCAGTAGGAAAATATCGCTCTACTAAATTCTGCCGATGCGATGAATCTAACCGCCCTAATGGTGTATCTATTGCTACTGGTAAATGTCGCCCAGATACCCGCGCTAAACCCCATAAAAAGGCAATGGCTAACAGTTGCTTTTCTCCCGCCGATAAGCGGTGTTTGGGTACTGGTTGACCTTGTGGGTCGTAAATAGAAAGTGCAAATGTTTTCGTATCAATAGCAACGCGATGTACTAAATCTGATTTGTGCAATAAATAGCGGAAGCATTCTGTTACTTCCATTTCTAATTTATTCAGTTTTTTGAGAGTTAATTTTTCTTTAAATAGCTTGAGTGTGTCTTTAACTTTCGCTATAGAATTAATTATATGTTGGTTATTTGCAGATTTTAGGCTTTCATCTGCATAGCTTTCTAACTCTTTTTTAATTTGTGCGATCGCTCTTTTTAATTCTTCACACCGACGGTTAACTGTTTCGTGTGCAGCTTTCACTTTTGCAGCTTCGTTTTGAGTTGTAATTACCGCATCTTTTAACTGTTGATAAGCTTCGGGAGATGCAGCAGAATTTATTTGTCTTTCTAAAGCCTCTATCTCAATTTCCAGTTTTTCTAGTTCTGCTTGTTTTTCACTAGCTCTAAATTGAGCCGTGTTAATTGCATATAAGATGTTATTTAATTGATTAATTTCTGATTTATCTGCTAATAACCAGGGTTGAGTATCTACCGCTATTTGCTCAAGCTGTTGATTTTCTAAAGCAATAAAGTTTTTTATCTTGTCAAATTCTGTATCATTTACAGATAAATTTGTGATATAATTCAATAACTTATTATCTCGTTCTCTTAAAATATCCTGGGCTATTTTTGCTTGTTGTTGGCGACTTTCCTTTTCAGCTTGAAATTGAGCTTGGGTAAGAATAGGTGAAATTAAAGCTAAAGGTAAAGCACCAGCAGCTAATTCTCGCATCACTTCGCGGACATTTTCTCTTTGTTCGATAAAATAATTTTGTTGTTTTTCTAAACGGTTGCGATCGCTTGCAATTTTACCGCCTTCATATAAAAATTTATCTTGTGCTTCTCGCTGTTTTTTATCAGCCCGCTCTAGTTTATTATTTAACGATCCTAATTCTTGGTTAGCAGCTTCTAATTCTTCATTTTGTTGCTTAAGTTTTTGTTCAATTTCTTCTAAGGTTGTTAACTCCTTAGTTGTTGCTAATTCTTTCCGCTTGCGACTAGCGAGAATATCTAAGTCTGCCGATAAGCGTTCCGATAATTCCAAGCCTAATAATGATTGAATTGCTTCAACAACAACGGGGGGAGGAGTTTCCATTTCGGCGAGTTCTTTTACTTGTTCGCCATCAAACAGAAATAAGCTAGATATTCCCAAAGGCAGTAAATTTTCAATATACTGATCCCAAGTATTTGTTAAAGCTTCATCTTTCCATTCGTCATTCTCTAAAATACCTAAGACATCCTTGCCATCTTTAGGGTCGGGTGTCCAATATCTAACTATTCTTAATATTTTGGGTTTGCCATCTTCAATAATTTCAAAAGCTAATTCTATTCGGGCTTTTTCTGTGGGCGGTGTGTTGCGGTTGACGCATTGGGTGAGGAAGTCGGGGTAGCTTAAATTACCCCGTGTGGAACATTGGGCGCGTTGTCCATAAAGTGCAAGGCGAATTGCATCCATTAAGGTTGTTTTACCGCCGCCATTCATTCCGCCAAAGAGAATTATTGGGCGTGTTTCGTTGTTTGTTTCGGGACGCAGGTTGATTTCTTGGCGACCCTGGTAGGGACCAAAATTTTGTAGGACGAGTTGGAGAAAAATCATGGCAACGGATGGGTTGTGGGTGGGAGGGAAGATTTGGTGGTAGATTGAGAAACGGATGGGTTGTGGGTGGGGGGAAGAATTTTAACTGATTGATTATTTCTCCCTTTTTTCCGTTCTATCTGTTGTCTATTCGGGTTCTATTTCATCAATATTTGGCTCACCAAATTTAATGCTTCCCCAAGTTAGTTGCTTCACTTTATCAACATCACCTTCAGCAACAGCACCTTTTAAATCACGTTTATCATGGGCGTTTTGAATTGCTTCTTCTCTATTTCTAGAACTGGTTTCAAAACATTTTACTAAGTTATCGTAGATACCGCGCCGAGTTTTGAGATGCTGGCGTTCTGTATCTAATAATCTTGCCATTAGTTCTAAGTGCATTACATCGTCATCACAAATTTCTGTTAGCACTTCCCACTCGTCAGTACCTATTAGTTTTCTATCTGCACCTAAGCGGGGGTCTTGAAATTTTTCGCCTGTAGCTTGTTGGTAAATACGAGGTAAGCTATCATCAAATTCGTGTTTTTCTTCTAGCCAAATGCGTCTAATTTCACTTAATTCTTCAATAGTAATTAGGGTAATATCTCGCATCTCTACGGGTGCAGTCTGACGAGCTTCGGTTTGTGCTTCTAATACTTTCCTCAGCCAATGTTCCCGCCATTCTTTTAAATAAGGACCATGAATTGGTGCAACTAAACTTTCGCCATCAACATCACGTACAAAAAGTTCGACTTTTCCATATATCCGGCGGAAGTCTCTTCTATCTCTATCATTCTCAATATCTAATTCATTACGAATATCTAATAGAGGCTGCATCCATTCTTTCTCTTCATCATTTTGAATCATTGCCTCCATAGATTTATCTTGGCTAACCATTGTGCAAACCCAGCATCCAAATCGGGAACTGCCACAGCTAGGGGTAGAGGTATCAACAACTAAGGGGCATTCATTATCTGCTGTTGCACCTCGATACATCGTAAACAAGTCTTTATTGCTATGTCCCCAAGGATTTTGCCATTGATTCAGATAAATCCATACTTCTTGAGTTTGCCAGTCTTGGATAGGACTATAAATAAAAGAGTTAGGAAGGCTAGGACTTTGGTAAAGTATCGACTTTAAAGAGCTTACATTATTAGTGCGATCGCTAACTAAACCTCCTTCATGTTTTTTCATTGAGGTAGAGCGTCTAATACTTTCTGCTTTGCGAGTACCTAAGACAAGAATTACTTCACCATTCGCTCTTACTACATCACGAATAAAACGGTTAGAAGGTTGAATTTTTAAACGTTCTGTACACCAGCGAAATCTGTTACGCGGTGAGGGATAGCCTTTCCCAATTAAATTTACCCAAAAAGTATCTTTAATTTCTGGATAAAGCAAATGTGGCTCTATTGGTAGTCCTTGAGTTTCGGCAGCTAATTTCAAATGCGCTAATGATTTACGCACCCAAGCAGAAACTATCGGATTTTCTACTAATGTATCTGTTGTGATTACATATATTTTTTTTGTACGCTTTTCTACAGGTAATGCAGCAATTGCATACCAAACAAGTTGCAATACTGCCCCGCTATCTTTTCCACCCGAATAACCTATAATCCAGGGTATTTCATCTAAACAATATAAAGCTTGAATTTCTTTGTTAAGTTCTTCGATATCTTCTACCAACTCCGCAACTGTACGCGGTGGGAATAACGACATCTGCTGTGTTTCTATCATAACTTTACACCCACTTTCTATTAAGGTCTAAACACATTGAGCCGATGCCACTCTAACGCATCAAGCCTGGGATAGTGTTGCTCTGAATTTGGCAGTAGGATAGTTTCACCTCGAAACTCCTGCATTGGTTTAGCATTCGGTGAAATTTCTTCTAAATCACCAGCAACTATAATCTTGTATTTGTCATCTATGCCAAACCAACCTCTATCAAAAGCCCAGTGATGATTTTTACACAGCGAGATTCCGTTATTAATTCGGCTATCATAAAATGGTGAAAATGGTTTTATGTGTGCGCCATCCACAATACTTTGACTCAGTGTTTTCATTACTTTTAGATGGCAAAAGGCACATTTATAATCATAAATATGTACAACTGCTTTGCGGAAGAAAGCGTTTCTTACAACTGATTTTTTTAAGACTATCTTGGGTTGCTTGTCAAGGTTCTCTTCAAAGTCTTTTTGGGTAACTTCTTGAAAATTTTGATTGACCTGTAAAATTTCTTCTATTTTCTTTTTATTAAAAGAAAACCACACAGAAATCAATACATCAATTAATTCATTCCTACTAACCGGATCTCGCAAGTAATTAAATAGTTCATCATCCAAATTAGCATATTCAACAGCTTCTTTCAATTTATTATGTGTTTTAGGCTTTGAACCAACAA contains:
- a CDS encoding DUF3891 family protein, with the translated sequence MIVNQHDQGWEVIYHRAHALLAAQIAGNWHQQDRPERIIETVAAISHHDDLEKEWEGDHLTKAGAPMDFTIGGETSVPKLRGLTTNSRYRGRWVAMLISMHMSFLNEGKRGESKELDEFLDEQLENQKKWRKELGLSKEEAEKAYAFFQWCDRFSLILCSQELPAGERQLEISQGPDGKRYDVMQNADGHVVVTPWPFAEDKFNVRVEACYLSQVKFESNEELTEALQNAPIKELEWTLIKA
- a CDS encoding glycerol-3-phosphate acyltransferase, producing MTLMQVWGCLVIWIVCPLLGGLPLIRWVTYALTGRNLAKVGTGNVSVSAAFYHGGKLAGILSVLSEAFKGIAAVLIARYFFPSDSSWELIALIALVMGRYWMGKGAGTTNVTWGMVVHDWKASLLIFIIGGISFTILRDKTSGRYGALILIPLILALLHPHEGARIAFAVILSGLIGWIYKKIPDDLDLRPQEAKSESQTVFRFFRGDRAIVSLDRQLDPNKVGQKAATLSQLKRWGYPVPTGWVLPAGDDPQPLIDYLQPSIEKPLVVRSSAVGEDSEYASAAGQYKTILNVTTTEALQVAIVRCITSYDEPAAVQYRRDRGIPDASMSLLIQQQVPGVFSGVAFSRDPILQHGDAVVIEALPGEANRIVSGQVTPEHYRVIVIPADLETNSNSLDPSWVIPDNLELPVEGNGDVPPRLIQQVAYIARQLEARYLGTPQDIEWSYDGQTLWLLQSRPITTLQPIWTRKIAAEVIPGLIRPLTWSINRPLTCGVWGEIFTLVLNNRADKLDFNQTATLHHSRAYFNASLLGQIFLRMGLPPESLEFLTRGAKFSKPPLSATLKSTPGLIRLLRRELKLEADFKRDYERYFAPTLSKLSNQPASELSPVALLERIEMILEVLKRGTYYSIMAPLSAALRQAVWKVKDEELDNSQTPEVASMRSLQELANDARHLLPTRERTSEGSFLFATLAEIPDGESILERFDQWLNQYGYLSEVGTDIAVPTWKEDPRPVRELFAQFLATGKIAENEPQKGRKNQDWKVQLVQKRFSLKGKVTEIYSHLLAQLRWCFVQLERLWIESGLLSEEGDIFFLKLAEISILIAGADLELADGISELVRRRRSQLEQDNQITNIPALIYGNTPSVAAFNTSNQQARNKLQGIGASPGQVEGKIKVLQNFQVLADIDRETIIVVPYTDSGWAPILARAGGLIAEVGGRLSHGAIVAREYGIPAVMDVHNATQFLQDGQRVRIDGATGIVEVL
- a CDS encoding DNA phosphorothioation-associated putative methyltransferase; this encodes MVASLPEPPEIERHRAAIVRTDISRPVRMAIEAEILTTDKTFFDYGCGHGGDIDRITQRGYTSAGWDPYYRPDSPLIPSDIVNLGFVLNVIEDSEERRESLCKAWELTQQVLIVATQVLVHDRNIKQIPYNDGIITCRNTFQKYYDQEELKQYIDDALGVDAVPVALGVYFVFRDDQAKESFRASRFRSRLYTPRVRRPVKRFEECEEQLQPLMEFVSDRGRLPVKNELPAEPELVEEFGSIKSAFKVVLQATNEEEWDAIAYRRSLDIQVYLALTQFTKRPTFKQLAPELQYDIKAFFGNYDEACEVADKMLFSLGKPEVIKTACQKSKIGKHLPTALYVHVSALAELDPLLRTYEGCASRTIGRMDGATLIKFHTNKPKISYLFYPDFDTDPHPALQTSMQIDLQDLNVRYRDYSKSQNPPILHRKETFVTPNYPLYEEFAQLTSEEEAAGLLENTSDIGTRDGWQNRLTEYQVEIIDHHVYKKRE
- the dndE gene encoding DNA sulfur modification protein DndE; this translates as MEPPINTIKLSQTAKDQLTKLKRFTKIDQWNILCRWAFCRSLAEPTIPSPVPIITDSNVEMTWRVFGGELADILIIALKQRCHNDGLGTDKETLATQFRLHLHRGIGYLAGDQTIKKIEDLIDVAIHPQR
- a CDS encoding GxxExxY protein yields the protein MDADERRWELNQITEMIIGCAFKVSNALGCGFLEKVYENALAHELRKAGLKVVQQYPIKVYYDGIIVGNYEADLLVEGCVIVELKAIKTMTQREEAQCLNYLKATKLNIGLLINFGNPKVEIKRIANKY
- the dndD gene encoding DNA sulfur modification protein DndD; protein product: MIFLQLVLQNFGPYQGRQEINLRPETNNETRPIILFGGMNGGGKTTLMDAIRLALYGQRAQCSTRGNLSYPDFLTQCVNRNTPPTEKARIELAFEIIEDGKPKILRIVRYWTPDPKDGKDVLGILENDEWKDEALTNTWDQYIENLLPLGISSLFLFDGEQVKELAEMETPPPVVVEAIQSLLGLELSERLSADLDILASRKRKELATTKELTTLEEIEQKLKQQNEELEAANQELGSLNNKLERADKKQREAQDKFLYEGGKIASDRNRLEKQQNYFIEQRENVREVMRELAAGALPLALISPILTQAQFQAEKESRQQQAKIAQDILRERDNKLLNYITNLSVNDTEFDKIKNFIALENQQLEQIAVDTQPWLLADKSEINQLNNILYAINTAQFRASEKQAELEKLEIEIEALERQINSAASPEAYQQLKDAVITTQNEAAKVKAAHETVNRRCEELKRAIAQIKKELESYADESLKSANNQHIINSIAKVKDTLKLFKEKLTLKKLNKLEMEVTECFRYLLHKSDLVHRVAIDTKTFALSIYDPQGQPVPKHRLSAGEKQLLAIAFLWGLARVSGRHLPVAIDTPLGRLDSSHRQNLVERYFPTASHQVILLSTDTEIGKVEVEQLRENSAIAREYLLKYDSVGRQTVVELGYFW